From Callospermophilus lateralis isolate mCalLat2 chromosome 5, mCalLat2.hap1, whole genome shotgun sequence, a single genomic window includes:
- the Fbxo4 gene encoding F-box only protein 4 produces MAGSEPRSGTSSSPPPPSDWGRLEAAILSGWRTFWQSVGKERTVRTVSREEADEDTSTLTQLPIDVQLYILSFLSPHDLCQLGSTNHYWNETVRDPILWRYFLLRDLPSWSSVDWKSLPDVEILKKPISEVTDNASFDYMAVYKMCCPHTRRASKSSRPMYGAVTSFLHSLIIQNEPRFAMFGPGLEELNTSLVLSLMSSEELSPTAGLPHRQIDGIGSGVSFQLSNQHKFNILILYSTTRKERDRAREEHTSAVNKMFSLQSEGDDQQGNRYVVIPQIQKVCEVVDGFIYVANAEAHKRHEWQDEFSRIMAMTDPAFGSSGRPMLVLSCTSQADVKRMPCFYLAHELHLNLLNHPWMVQDMEAETLTGFLNGIEWILEEVESKHAR; encoded by the exons ATGGCAGGGAGCGAGCCGCGCAGCGGAACCAGCTCCTCGCCGCCGCCCCCGAGCGACTGGGGCCGCCTGGAGGCTGCCATCCTCAGCGGCTGGAGGACGTTCTGGCAGTCGGTGGGCAAGGAGAGGACCGTGCGGACGGTCTCCCGAGAGGAGGCGGACGAGGACACCAGCACCTTGACGCAGCTGCCG ATTGATGTCCAGCTatatattttgtcatttctttcaCCCCATGATCTGTGTCAGCTGGGAAGTACAAATCATTATTGGAACGAAACTGTACGAGATCCTATTCTGTGGAGATACTTTCTGTTGCGGGATCTTCCTTCTTGGTCTTCTGTTGACTGGAAGTCTCTTCCAGATGTAGAAATCTTAAAAAAGCCTATATCTGAGGTCACTGATAATGCATCTTTTGATTACATGGCAGT TTATAAAATGTGCTGTCCACATACCAGAAGAGCCTCAAAATCCAGCCGTCCTATGTATGGAGCCGTCACCTCCTTTTTACACTCATTAATCATTCAGAATGAACCACGATTTGCTATGTTTGGACCAGGTTTGGAAGAACTGAATACATCTTTGGTGTTGAGCTTGATGTCTTCTGAGGAACTTAGTCCAACTGCTGGTTTGCCTCACAGGCAGATTGATG GTATTGGATCAGGAGTCAGTTTTCAGTTGAGCAACCAACATAAATTCAACATCCTGATATTGTATTCAACTACCAG AAAGGAAAGAGACAGAGCAAGGGAAGAACATACAAGTGCAGTCAACAAGATGTTCAGCTTACAGAGTGAAGGAGATGACCAACAGGGAAACCGGTATGTTGTAATTCCACAGATCCAGAAAGTGTGTGAAGTTGTAGATGGGTTCATCTATGTTGCAAATGCTGAAGCCCATAAAA GACATGAATGGCAAGATGAATTTTCTCGCATCATGGCAATGACAGATCCAGCTTTTGGATCTTCAGGAAGACCAATGCTGGTTTTATCTTGTACTTCTCAAGCAGATGTAAAAAGAATGCCTTGTTTTTATTTGGCACATGAGCTGCATCTCAATCTTCTAAACCACCCATGGATG GTCCAGGATATGGAGGCTGAAACTTTAACTGGTTTTTTGAATGGCATAGAGTGGATTCTTGAAGAAGTGGAATCTAAGCATGCAAGATGA